One Brassica napus cultivar Da-Ae chromosome A1, Da-Ae, whole genome shotgun sequence genomic region harbors:
- the LOC106349208 gene encoding probable tRNA (guanine(26)-N(2))-dimethyltransferase 2 — protein MESDLNDYTVIKEGEAEILLHKKNQVFFNKAQVNNRDMSIAVLREFISKRKQEHEAKLSKRNRSASNVVDKDSSQASKEGTPIENGEHQVASEDPPSSASKKPEGVALRGLQPPKVLEALSASGLRALRYAREIEGIGQVVALDNDIASVEACQRNIKFNGSLAISKVESHHTDARVHMLTHPNEFDVVDLDPYGSPSIFLDSAIQSVSDGGLLMCTATDMAVLCGGNGEVCYSKYGSYPLRGKYCHEMALRILLASIESHANRYKRYIVPVLSVQMDFYVRVFVRVYTSASAMKNTPLKLSYVYQCIGCDSFHLQPVGRSLPKNNSVRYLPAIGPVVAQECNHCGKKYNMGGLIWSAPIHDQEWVTSILNSVKSMKDRYPAYDRIYAVLTTISEELVDVPLFLSLHNLCATLKCISPSAAIFRSAVINANYRISGTHVNPLGMKTDAPMEVIWDIMRCWVKNHPIKAQAPELPGSVILSKEPSHQVDFSRHVGSLSKAQAKKVARFLPNPEKHWGPKLRAGRQITSKHVSLIGHEAVNGHLTQHHEELKEEEEAVQEDNTQEELDAKRLKTTEDIASTS, from the exons ATGGAATCGGATCTGAATGACTACACCGTTATCAAGGAAGGAGAAGCTGAGATCCTCCTTCACAAGAAGAACCAAGTCTTCTTCAATAAAGCTCAG GTGAACAATAGAGACATGTCTATAGCTGTCCTAAGAGAATTTATATCCAAACGCAAGCAAGAGCATGAAGCTAAGCTATCTAAAAGAAACAGATCAGCTTCCAATGTGGTTGACAAGGACTCTTCTCAAGCTTCCAAGGAAGGAACTCCAATTGAGAACGGTGAGCACCAAGTAGCATCTGAAGACCCACCAAGCTCTGCTTCCAAAAAACCTGAAGGAGTTGCACTTAGAGGACTCCAGCCTCCGAAAGTGCTCGAG GCTTTGTCAGCTTCTGGTTTGCGAGCTTTAAGATATGCGCGTGAAATAGAAGGGATTGGTCAGGTTGTAGCGTTGGACAATGACATTG cATCGGTGGAAGCTTGCCAGAGAAACATAAAGTTCAATGGCTCGCTGGCTATTTCAAAGGTGGAGTCACATCATACCGATGCTCGTGTCCATATGCTTACCCACCCTAACGAATTTGATGTG GTTGATCTTGATCCATATGGATCACCTTCTATCTTCCTTGACTCGGCTATTCAATCAGTCTCGGATGGTGGATTGCTGATGTGCACAGCAACTGATATGGCAGTGTTATGTGGCGGTAACGGTGAAGTTTGTTATTCCAA ATATGGTTCTTACCCATTGAGAGGGAAGTATTGTCATGAGATGGCTTTGAGGATCCTCCTTGCCAGCATCGAG AGCCACGCAAACCGCTACAAGCGGTATATAGTTCCGGTGCTATCTGTGCAAATGGATTTCTATGTTCGTGTCTTTGTACGCGTTTACAC CTCGGCGAGTGCAATGAAGAACACTCCATTGAAGCTTTCTTACGTCTATCAATGCATTGGTTGTGATTCTTTCCATCTTCAACCTGTTGGAAGGTCTCTTCCTAAG AACAACAGTGTGAGGTATCTTCCAGCAATTGGTCCAGTTGTGGCACAAGAATGCAACCACTGTGGGAAGAAATATAACATGGGCGGACTGATATGGTCTGCTCCAATCCATGATCAAGAATGGGTTACTTCTATTTTGAACAGTGTTAAATCCATGAAAGACAGGTATCCTGCTTATGACCGGATCTACGCTGTACTTACCACAATCTCCGAG gAGTTGGTAGATGTTCCTTTGTTTTTGAGTCTGCATAATCTTTGTGCGACGCTAAAATGCATTTCACCATCAGCTGCTATCTTTCGATCAGCTGTTATCAATGCTAATTACCGTATCTCCGGAACCCATGTGAATCCTCTCGGCATGAAAACTGATGCTCCTATGGAAGTTATCTGGGACATCATGCGTTGCTGG GTTAAGAATCATCCTATAAAGGCGCAAGCCCCTGAACTCCCTGGAAGTGTGATCTTGTCCAAAGAACCATCACACCAG GTTGATTTTTCGCGTCACGTTGGTTCGCTGAGCAAGGCGCAAGCGAAGAAAGTAGCTCGGTTTCTGCCAAATCCAGAGAAGCATTGGGGTCCAAAGCTTAGGGCAGGTCGTCAGATAACGAGCAAACATGTCTCTCTTATTGGTCATGAAGCAGTCAATGGTCATCTTACTCAACACCATGAAGAActaaaagaggaagaagaagcagtGCAAGAAGATAATACCCAAGAAGAGCTGGATGCAAAGCGCCTGAAGACAACAGAGGATATTGCATCCACATCATAA